A DNA window from Hevea brasiliensis isolate MT/VB/25A 57/8 chromosome 2, ASM3005281v1, whole genome shotgun sequence contains the following coding sequences:
- the LOC110673800 gene encoding uncharacterized protein LOC110673800 isoform X2, protein MGASSSIEQKGMSEQRELENLAASTGALPMLQNSFSMLVDPQTNAVPLQSLQQVFCINYRNPECEAPNIPDSFLGLLDHLGASIVDLFFITEKGGVSWIEFLRGYLMCCGRMPASMALNALLRVFATNFTKARHHLKLVFESSDNDCKISGYLLPADVLMLLWMCWTMLWDSRTSRCTKGKENLCLPDVSHLILSAVVSCTEVGSGLNLWDCDISALEVELPVGKFLTWALTTVPSLTDCFTQFVNTRLKNSVSSEDKLERSTSSLGEIPPREACDIHLLTRGRAWAISLTLRSTISEEILKPCLPSGSDGTFENLLYRSSLHGRGLNRFWSNIEGYLGPLLFLVSATSGDVHGDSTSVRKWIIGALTQQGFENKDMFYGSSGSLYAISPIFHVFSPSGKDKKFVYSHLHPTSRAYEPHPKPVGIAFGGTIGNERICIDEDFVRVTVRHHAVDKTYQPGSLFPSQGFLPVEALISEVEVWGLGGRTAKEVQTSFKRREELFIEQRRKVDLKTFASWEDSPEKMMMDMMSEPNAVRREDR, encoded by the exons ATGGGAGCATCATCTTCGATAGAGCAGAAGGGTATGAGCGAACAACGAGAGTTGGAGAATCTAGCCGCTTCCACAGGAGCGTTGCCTATGCTTCAAAATTCGTTCTCCATGCTTGTCGATCCTCAAACAAATGCCGTCCCTCTCCAATCTCTTCAG CAAGTCTTCTGTATAAATTATAGAAACCCTGAGTGTGAAGCACCCAACATTCCTGATTCCTTTCTGGGATTATTGGATCATCTGGGTGCATCCATAGTGGACCTGTTTTTCATCACTGAGAAAGGAGGAGTCAGTTGGATTGAGTTTTTGAGAGGTTACTTGATGTGTTGTGGGAGGATGCCTGCCTCAATGGCGCTCAATGCTTTGCTGAGAGTATTTGCCACAAACTTTACAAAAGCCAGACATCATTTGAAACTGGTGTTCGAATCGAGCGATAACGATTGTAAGATAAGTGGATATCTTCTACCCGCTGATGTTCTTATGCTTCTCTGGATGTGTTGGACTATGCTGTGGGATTCCAGAACTTCAAGATGTACGAAAGGCAAAGAAAATCTGTGTCTCCCGGATGTTAGTCACTTAATACTATCAGCAGTTGTTTCGTGTACTGAAGTTGGCAGTGGCCTGAATTTGTGGGATTGTGACATCTCAGCCTTGGAAGTTGAGCTTCCTGTTGGGAAGTTTCTTACGTGGGCCTTAACTACTGTACCGAGCCTTACAGATTGCTTCACTCAATTCGTTAACACAAGACTTAAAAATTCAGTTTCTTCAGAG GATAAGTTGGAACGTTCAACTTCATCATTAGGAGAAATCCCTCCAAGAGAGGCATGCGATATTCATCTGCTAACTCGTGGAAGAGCATGGGCAATTTCTCTTACACTCAGGAGTACAATCagtgaagaaattttaaaaccaTGCTTACCTAGTGGCAGTGATGGAACATTTGAAAATCTTCTATACCG GTCATCTCTTCATGGGAGGGGCTTGAACAGATTCTGGTCTAACATTGAGGGTTATCTTGGCCCATTGCTATTTTTGGTTTCTGCTACTTCTGGAGATGTCCATGGGGATAGTACCAGTGTCAGAAAATGGATCATAGGTGCACTGACACAGCAGGGTTTTGAAAATAAGGATATGTTCTATGGAAGCTCTGGAAGCCTATATGCCATAAGTCCAATCTTCCATGTTTTTTCACCTTCTG GGAAAGATAAGAAGTTTGTTTACAGCCACTTGCATCCTACCAGCCGAGCTTATGAGCCACATCCCAAGCCGGTGGGAATTGCATTTGGAGGAACCATTGGGAATGAGAGAATATGTATCGATGAAGATTTTGTTAGAGTTACTGTCCGCCATCATGCAGTTGACAAAACTTACCAACCTGGTTCCCTTTTCCCATCTCAG GGGTTTCTCCCTGTTGAAGCTTTGATTTCTGAAGTTGAAGTTTGGGGATTGGGCGGGAGAACAGCAAAGGAAGTTCAAACTTCATTTAAGAGGAGAGAGGAACTTTTCATTGAGCAAAGGCGCAAG GTTGACTTGAAAACTTTTGCAAGCTGGGAGGACTCTCCTGAGAAGATGATGATGGATATGATGTCTGAACCCAATGCAGTGCGAAGGGAAGATCGGTGA
- the LOC110673800 gene encoding uncharacterized protein LOC110673800 isoform X1, which yields MGASSSIEQKGMSEQRELENLAASTGALPMLQNSFSMLVDPQTNAVPLQSLQQVFCINYRNPECEAPNIPDSFLGLLDHLGASIVDLFFITEKGGVSWIEFLRGYLMCCGRMPASMALNALLRVFATNFTKARHHLKLVFESSDNDCKISGYLLPADVLMLLWMCWTMLWDSRTSRCTKGKENLCLPDVSHLILSAVVSCTEVGSGLNLWDCDISALEVELPVGKFLTWALTTVPSLTDCFTQFVNTRLKNSVSSEQDKLERSTSSLGEIPPREACDIHLLTRGRAWAISLTLRSTISEEILKPCLPSGSDGTFENLLYRSSLHGRGLNRFWSNIEGYLGPLLFLVSATSGDVHGDSTSVRKWIIGALTQQGFENKDMFYGSSGSLYAISPIFHVFSPSGKDKKFVYSHLHPTSRAYEPHPKPVGIAFGGTIGNERICIDEDFVRVTVRHHAVDKTYQPGSLFPSQGFLPVEALISEVEVWGLGGRTAKEVQTSFKRREELFIEQRRKVDLKTFASWEDSPEKMMMDMMSEPNAVRREDR from the exons ATGGGAGCATCATCTTCGATAGAGCAGAAGGGTATGAGCGAACAACGAGAGTTGGAGAATCTAGCCGCTTCCACAGGAGCGTTGCCTATGCTTCAAAATTCGTTCTCCATGCTTGTCGATCCTCAAACAAATGCCGTCCCTCTCCAATCTCTTCAG CAAGTCTTCTGTATAAATTATAGAAACCCTGAGTGTGAAGCACCCAACATTCCTGATTCCTTTCTGGGATTATTGGATCATCTGGGTGCATCCATAGTGGACCTGTTTTTCATCACTGAGAAAGGAGGAGTCAGTTGGATTGAGTTTTTGAGAGGTTACTTGATGTGTTGTGGGAGGATGCCTGCCTCAATGGCGCTCAATGCTTTGCTGAGAGTATTTGCCACAAACTTTACAAAAGCCAGACATCATTTGAAACTGGTGTTCGAATCGAGCGATAACGATTGTAAGATAAGTGGATATCTTCTACCCGCTGATGTTCTTATGCTTCTCTGGATGTGTTGGACTATGCTGTGGGATTCCAGAACTTCAAGATGTACGAAAGGCAAAGAAAATCTGTGTCTCCCGGATGTTAGTCACTTAATACTATCAGCAGTTGTTTCGTGTACTGAAGTTGGCAGTGGCCTGAATTTGTGGGATTGTGACATCTCAGCCTTGGAAGTTGAGCTTCCTGTTGGGAAGTTTCTTACGTGGGCCTTAACTACTGTACCGAGCCTTACAGATTGCTTCACTCAATTCGTTAACACAAGACTTAAAAATTCAGTTTCTTCAGAG CAGGATAAGTTGGAACGTTCAACTTCATCATTAGGAGAAATCCCTCCAAGAGAGGCATGCGATATTCATCTGCTAACTCGTGGAAGAGCATGGGCAATTTCTCTTACACTCAGGAGTACAATCagtgaagaaattttaaaaccaTGCTTACCTAGTGGCAGTGATGGAACATTTGAAAATCTTCTATACCG GTCATCTCTTCATGGGAGGGGCTTGAACAGATTCTGGTCTAACATTGAGGGTTATCTTGGCCCATTGCTATTTTTGGTTTCTGCTACTTCTGGAGATGTCCATGGGGATAGTACCAGTGTCAGAAAATGGATCATAGGTGCACTGACACAGCAGGGTTTTGAAAATAAGGATATGTTCTATGGAAGCTCTGGAAGCCTATATGCCATAAGTCCAATCTTCCATGTTTTTTCACCTTCTG GGAAAGATAAGAAGTTTGTTTACAGCCACTTGCATCCTACCAGCCGAGCTTATGAGCCACATCCCAAGCCGGTGGGAATTGCATTTGGAGGAACCATTGGGAATGAGAGAATATGTATCGATGAAGATTTTGTTAGAGTTACTGTCCGCCATCATGCAGTTGACAAAACTTACCAACCTGGTTCCCTTTTCCCATCTCAG GGGTTTCTCCCTGTTGAAGCTTTGATTTCTGAAGTTGAAGTTTGGGGATTGGGCGGGAGAACAGCAAAGGAAGTTCAAACTTCATTTAAGAGGAGAGAGGAACTTTTCATTGAGCAAAGGCGCAAG GTTGACTTGAAAACTTTTGCAAGCTGGGAGGACTCTCCTGAGAAGATGATGATGGATATGATGTCTGAACCCAATGCAGTGCGAAGGGAAGATCGGTGA
- the LOC110673799 gene encoding uncharacterized protein LOC110673799 has product MSATKHNWRAAETKKMVNFLSKVRIEFSALGHRTASCMEFLAQCNARKAKESNPACQILVKRRTDDHPPQITVTFVNGVEEVFDGTTISAETLRNMILEKGQLEIAQIFHEVGEK; this is encoded by the coding sequence ATGAGCGCAACCAAACACAATTGGCGAGCAGCGGAGACCAAGAAGATGGTGAACTTCCTATCAAAAGTACGGATTGAGTTCAGTGCGCTAGGCCATCGTACAGCCTCTTGCATGGAGTTCTTAGCCCAATGCAACGCCCGCAAGGCCAAGGAATCGAACCCCGCTTGCCAGATTTTGGTCAAGCGCCGAACCGACGATCACCCGCCACAAATCACCGTCACTTTTGTCAACGGAGTCGAGGAGGTTTTTGACGGCACTACTATCTCTGCTGAGACTTTAAGGAACATGATTTTAGAGAAGGGTCAGCTCGAGATTGCGCAAATATTCCATGAAGTTGGGGAGAAATGA
- the LOC110673791 gene encoding zinc finger CCCH domain-containing protein 6 isoform X1 codes for MRGLQKSKRVSWATDVNLCQVRLFLSEESPSQVGFGAQDHLQAKASWLSHPAGAAADDILPPGFEGHSSNQSHIKLSDIPVIKWRCPPRFILDITWQVVAGEESKEVEVQNQREMRVLEAVYPRPSAIPPNPTFSADVEDSRNSDHQVPLIPITPIEDEDATDPPSDLMGPFNVPVSSQSQLLASGIPPPQCSITAISNTSVNEKPASGALLGIEPDVAAAASAAFAAINKSSDQGSLIDHDLLIKILNNPKLIEKLIQDYGAVSNVQNIPKPTTSFVPPSDIPPPATLSELSFLHMNRAETNTPSSFTTTSSGPFYAQPNGVGPGYLPNAQVPPTAVPASSGPSVGVPQVKDVNYYKNLIQQHGGERQESPHQYGSHFSHQVGANQELVHAKSRDSKPKIMKPCIYFNSSRGCRHGANCAYQHDASSQQRSSSISEVQSAKRMKMDREISS; via the exons ATGCGGGGATTGCAGAAATCAAAAAGAGTTTCTTGGGCAACGGATGTTAATCTTTGTCAG GTAAGGCTGTTTCTATCGGAGGAATCTCCTTCACAAGTTGGGTTCGGTGCCCAAGATCACCTCCAAGCAAAGGCATCATGGCTGTCCCATCCAGCTGGCGCAGCTGCTGATGATATTCTGCCTCCTGGCTTTGAAGGTCATTCTTCCAATCAGTCGCACATTAAGTTATCTGACATCCCTGTAATCAAATGGAGATGCCCTCCCAGG TTTATCTTAGACATAACCTGGCAAGTGGTTGCGGGAGAAGAAAGCAAAGAGGTGGAGGTTCAAAATCAGAGAGAGATGAGAGTGCTTGAAGCTGTTTATCCTCGTCCATCTGCCATTCCTCCAAA TCCTACTTTCTCTGCAGACGTAGAAGACTCTCGAAACAGTGATCATCAGGTTCCTCTTATTCCAATTACTCCCATTGAAGATGAAGATGCAACTGATCCACCTTCTGATTTAATGGGACCATTTAATGTTCCTGTGAGCTCACAGTCCCAACTATTAGCTTCTGGAATTCCACCTCCTCAATGCAGCATTACTGCCATTTCCAATACTTCTGTCAATGAGAAACCTGCTTCTGGAGCACTTCTTGGTATTGAACCTGACGTAGCAGCTGCTGCATCGGCTGCCTTTGCTGCCATTAATAAAAGCAGTGACCAAGGAAGTTTAATAGACCATGATCTGCTCATTAAAATTCTCAACAACCCAAAATTAATTGAGAAGTTGATTCAAGACTATGGAGCTGTCTCCAATGTGCAGAACATCCCCAAGCCAACAACATCTTTTGTTCCTCCATCAGACATTCCACCTCCTGCAACTTTATCAGAACTGTCTTTCTTGCACATGAATAGAGCAGAGACCAACACACCTTCATCGTTTACTACTACTTCAAGTGGACCCTTTTATGCCCAACCAAATGGGGTTGGACCAGGGTATCTTCCAAATGCACAGGTTCCTCCAACAGCAGTTCCAGCTTCATCAGGACCTTCTGTTGGAGTTCCTCAAGTGAAGGATGTGAACTATTATAAGAACTTGATCCAGCAACATGGAGGTGAAAGACAAGAATCCCCTCATCAATATGGTAGCCATTTCAGTCACCAAGTAGGAGCAAACCAAGAGTTAGTTCATGCCAAATCAAGGGACTCGAAacccaagattatgaagccttgtatTTATTTTAACAGCTCGAGAGGATGCCGGCATGGAGCTAATTGTGCATACCAGCATGATGCGTCTTCACAGCAACGAAGCAGTAGCATATCAGAGGTGCAAAGTGCAAAGAGAATGAAAATGGATAGGGAAATTAGCAGTTAG
- the LOC110673791 gene encoding zinc finger CCCH domain-containing protein 6 isoform X2, translated as MDSVRLFLSEESPSQVGFGAQDHLQAKASWLSHPAGAAADDILPPGFEGHSSNQSHIKLSDIPVIKWRCPPRFILDITWQVVAGEESKEVEVQNQREMRVLEAVYPRPSAIPPNPTFSADVEDSRNSDHQVPLIPITPIEDEDATDPPSDLMGPFNVPVSSQSQLLASGIPPPQCSITAISNTSVNEKPASGALLGIEPDVAAAASAAFAAINKSSDQGSLIDHDLLIKILNNPKLIEKLIQDYGAVSNVQNIPKPTTSFVPPSDIPPPATLSELSFLHMNRAETNTPSSFTTTSSGPFYAQPNGVGPGYLPNAQVPPTAVPASSGPSVGVPQVKDVNYYKNLIQQHGGERQESPHQYGSHFSHQVGANQELVHAKSRDSKPKIMKPCIYFNSSRGCRHGANCAYQHDASSQQRSSSISEVQSAKRMKMDREISS; from the exons ATGGACAGC GTAAGGCTGTTTCTATCGGAGGAATCTCCTTCACAAGTTGGGTTCGGTGCCCAAGATCACCTCCAAGCAAAGGCATCATGGCTGTCCCATCCAGCTGGCGCAGCTGCTGATGATATTCTGCCTCCTGGCTTTGAAGGTCATTCTTCCAATCAGTCGCACATTAAGTTATCTGACATCCCTGTAATCAAATGGAGATGCCCTCCCAGG TTTATCTTAGACATAACCTGGCAAGTGGTTGCGGGAGAAGAAAGCAAAGAGGTGGAGGTTCAAAATCAGAGAGAGATGAGAGTGCTTGAAGCTGTTTATCCTCGTCCATCTGCCATTCCTCCAAA TCCTACTTTCTCTGCAGACGTAGAAGACTCTCGAAACAGTGATCATCAGGTTCCTCTTATTCCAATTACTCCCATTGAAGATGAAGATGCAACTGATCCACCTTCTGATTTAATGGGACCATTTAATGTTCCTGTGAGCTCACAGTCCCAACTATTAGCTTCTGGAATTCCACCTCCTCAATGCAGCATTACTGCCATTTCCAATACTTCTGTCAATGAGAAACCTGCTTCTGGAGCACTTCTTGGTATTGAACCTGACGTAGCAGCTGCTGCATCGGCTGCCTTTGCTGCCATTAATAAAAGCAGTGACCAAGGAAGTTTAATAGACCATGATCTGCTCATTAAAATTCTCAACAACCCAAAATTAATTGAGAAGTTGATTCAAGACTATGGAGCTGTCTCCAATGTGCAGAACATCCCCAAGCCAACAACATCTTTTGTTCCTCCATCAGACATTCCACCTCCTGCAACTTTATCAGAACTGTCTTTCTTGCACATGAATAGAGCAGAGACCAACACACCTTCATCGTTTACTACTACTTCAAGTGGACCCTTTTATGCCCAACCAAATGGGGTTGGACCAGGGTATCTTCCAAATGCACAGGTTCCTCCAACAGCAGTTCCAGCTTCATCAGGACCTTCTGTTGGAGTTCCTCAAGTGAAGGATGTGAACTATTATAAGAACTTGATCCAGCAACATGGAGGTGAAAGACAAGAATCCCCTCATCAATATGGTAGCCATTTCAGTCACCAAGTAGGAGCAAACCAAGAGTTAGTTCATGCCAAATCAAGGGACTCGAAacccaagattatgaagccttgtatTTATTTTAACAGCTCGAGAGGATGCCGGCATGGAGCTAATTGTGCATACCAGCATGATGCGTCTTCACAGCAACGAAGCAGTAGCATATCAGAGGTGCAAAGTGCAAAGAGAATGAAAATGGATAGGGAAATTAGCAGTTAG